Proteins encoded in a region of the Streptomyces violaceoruber genome:
- a CDS encoding ATP-binding protein → MANSVFDPCPTASRTASFLLPAVPAAVREGRRRVRTTLLGWGLGLDEDSSWSLTVVCGELLVRAVRRAAGGPAGRLAVGVDVEGDQVIVDVLELLDGAPPSARVRAEPPGPHGEDGWALALVGAHCTAHGTEHTPAGPRCWAVVTLPAGAFPGRPSDVERLGSTRWVVEPAGAALARAGTRVLRMGQENVPFA, encoded by the coding sequence TTGGCCAACTCGGTCTTCGATCCGTGTCCCACGGCGTCGCGGACGGCGTCCTTCCTCCTTCCCGCCGTGCCCGCGGCCGTGCGCGAGGGACGCCGCCGTGTCCGTACGACGCTGCTCGGCTGGGGCCTCGGCCTGGACGAGGACTCCAGCTGGTCACTCACCGTGGTCTGCGGCGAGCTGCTCGTCCGCGCGGTACGGCGGGCCGCCGGGGGGCCGGCCGGGCGGCTCGCGGTGGGCGTCGACGTGGAGGGCGACCAGGTCATCGTCGACGTGCTCGAACTGCTCGACGGCGCCCCGCCCTCGGCCCGCGTGCGGGCCGAGCCTCCCGGCCCGCACGGCGAGGACGGCTGGGCCCTCGCGCTCGTCGGCGCCCACTGCACGGCGCACGGCACCGAGCACACCCCGGCGGGCCCCCGCTGCTGGGCCGTCGTCACCCTGCCCGCCGGGGCGTTCCCGGGCCGCCCGTCGGACGTGGAACGCCTGGGGAGCACGCGCTGGGTCGTGGAGCCTGCGGGGGCCGCCCTTGCCCGGGCGGGAACCCGCGTGCTGAGGATGGGGCAGGAGAACGTCCCGTTCGCCTAG
- a CDS encoding HipA family kinase, protein MLREVLATRYITPLREGGSLPGLVEADDLGTYVLKFTGAGQGRKTLVAEVVCGELARRLGFRVPRLVTVDVDPVLGLGEPDQQVQELLKSSGGTNLGMGFLSGALGFDPLAFEVSAAEAGRIVWFDALVNNVDRSWRNPNLLRLRGETWLIDHGATMIWHHNWPGAETSAARPYDAADHALARFAPDVGSAAAALAPLVTEELLAEVTAEIPDVWLRDEPGFATPDDLRRAYAGPLLARAATIHERVKGVR, encoded by the coding sequence GTGTTGAGAGAGGTCCTCGCGACCCGCTACATCACGCCGTTGCGTGAGGGCGGTTCGCTGCCGGGACTCGTCGAGGCCGACGACCTCGGCACGTACGTCCTGAAGTTCACCGGCGCGGGTCAGGGCCGCAAGACGCTGGTCGCCGAGGTGGTCTGCGGCGAACTCGCCCGCCGGCTGGGTTTCCGGGTGCCGCGACTGGTGACCGTCGACGTCGACCCGGTGCTCGGGCTCGGTGAGCCCGACCAGCAGGTGCAGGAACTGCTCAAGTCCAGCGGCGGCACCAACCTGGGCATGGGCTTCCTCTCCGGCGCGCTCGGCTTCGACCCGCTCGCCTTTGAGGTGAGCGCGGCGGAGGCCGGACGGATCGTCTGGTTCGACGCGCTGGTCAACAACGTCGACCGCTCCTGGCGCAACCCCAACCTGCTGCGCCTGCGCGGCGAGACGTGGCTCATCGACCACGGCGCCACCATGATCTGGCACCACAACTGGCCCGGCGCAGAGACATCCGCCGCCCGCCCCTACGACGCCGCCGACCACGCCCTCGCGCGCTTCGCGCCGGACGTCGGCTCGGCCGCCGCCGCGCTCGCACCGCTGGTCACCGAGGAACTCCTCGCCGAGGTCACCGCCGAGATCCCGGACGTCTGGCTGCGGGACGAACCCGGCTTCGCCACACCCGACGACCTGCGCCGCGCCTACGCCGGGCCGCTGCTCGCCCGGGCCGCCACGATCCACGAACGCGTCAAGGGGGTGCGGTGA
- a CDS encoding DUF3037 domain-containing protein, which yields MSDRHVFEYALLRVVPRVERGECVNAGVLVYCRARSYVGARTHLDEDRLLALDPRVDLPGVRAALRAVEGVCAGGDAAGQAAEDDPGRRFRWLIAPRSTVVQPGPVHTGLTADPAAETERLLELLVR from the coding sequence GTGAGCGACCGCCACGTATTCGAGTACGCGCTGCTGCGCGTCGTGCCGCGCGTCGAGCGCGGGGAGTGCGTCAACGCCGGCGTACTCGTCTACTGCCGTGCCAGGTCCTACGTCGGTGCCCGCACCCACCTCGACGAGGACCGGCTGCTGGCCCTCGACCCGCGGGTGGACCTGCCCGGGGTGCGCGCGGCGCTGCGCGCCGTGGAGGGCGTGTGCGCCGGAGGGGACGCGGCGGGCCAGGCGGCCGAGGACGATCCCGGCCGCCGGTTCCGCTGGCTGATCGCACCCCGGTCGACCGTCGTCCAGCCGGGCCCCGTCCACACCGGCCTCACGGCCGACCCGGCGGCCGAGACGGAACGGCTTCTCGAGCTGCTGGTGCGGTAG
- the fabG gene encoding 3-oxoacyl-ACP reductase FabG, which produces MSTTEQRVAVVTGAARGIGAATAVRLAAEGRAVAVIDLDEAACKDTVEKITAAGGKAIAVGCDVSDEAQVEAAVARIAEELGAPTILVNNAGVLRDNLLFKMSVSDWDTVMNVHLRGAFLMTKACQKHMVDAKFGRVVNLSSSSALGNRGQVNYSAAKAGLQGFTKTLAKELGKFGVTANAVAPGFIATEMTKATADRVGMGFDDFKAAAATQIPVARVGEPDDIANAIAFFTGEAAGFVSGQVLYVAGGPLD; this is translated from the coding sequence ATGTCCACCACTGAGCAGCGGGTCGCCGTAGTCACCGGAGCCGCGCGCGGCATCGGCGCCGCCACCGCCGTACGACTGGCCGCCGAGGGCCGCGCCGTCGCCGTCATCGACCTCGACGAGGCCGCCTGCAAGGACACCGTGGAGAAGATCACCGCGGCCGGCGGCAAGGCGATCGCGGTCGGCTGCGACGTCTCCGACGAGGCACAGGTCGAGGCGGCCGTCGCGCGCATCGCCGAGGAGCTGGGCGCGCCGACGATCCTCGTCAACAACGCGGGCGTGCTGCGCGACAACCTCCTGTTCAAGATGAGCGTCTCCGACTGGGACACCGTCATGAACGTGCACCTGCGCGGCGCCTTCCTGATGACGAAGGCCTGCCAGAAGCACATGGTGGACGCCAAGTTCGGCCGTGTCGTCAACCTGTCCTCCTCCTCCGCCCTCGGCAACCGCGGCCAGGTCAACTACTCCGCCGCCAAGGCCGGTCTCCAGGGCTTCACCAAGACCCTCGCCAAGGAGCTGGGCAAGTTCGGCGTGACCGCCAACGCCGTCGCCCCCGGCTTCATCGCCACCGAGATGACGAAGGCCACCGCCGACCGCGTCGGCATGGGCTTCGACGACTTCAAGGCCGCCGCCGCCACCCAGATCCCGGTCGCGCGCGTGGGTGAGCCCGACGACATCGCCAACGCCATCGCCTTCTTCACCGGCGAGGCCGCCGGCTTCGTCTCCGGCCAGGTCCTGTACGTGGCCGGCGGACCGCTCGACTAG
- a CDS encoding SDR family oxidoreductase, with the protein MTELPEPSGKVALVTGASRGIGYGVAEALVARGDRVCITGRNEDALKEAVDRLGPDRVIGVAGKAHDEAHQAVAVERVMEAFGRVDFLVNNAGTNPVFGPIADLDLNVARKVFETNVISALGFAQRTWHAWQKDNGGAIVNIASVAGLSPSPFIAAYGVSKAALINLTAQLAHEFAPRVRVNAIAPAVVKTKFAAALYEGREEEAAAGYPLGRLGVPSDIGGAAEFLTSEQSAWVTGQTLVVDGGIFLNAGVA; encoded by the coding sequence ATGACTGAACTGCCCGAGCCCTCCGGCAAGGTCGCGCTCGTCACCGGCGCGAGCCGCGGCATCGGCTACGGCGTCGCCGAGGCACTCGTCGCGCGCGGCGACCGGGTCTGCATCACCGGCCGCAACGAGGACGCGCTGAAGGAGGCCGTCGACCGGCTCGGCCCCGACCGGGTCATCGGCGTCGCCGGCAAGGCGCACGACGAGGCCCACCAGGCCGTCGCCGTCGAGCGCGTGATGGAGGCCTTCGGCCGCGTCGACTTCCTGGTCAACAACGCCGGTACCAACCCGGTGTTCGGCCCGATCGCCGACCTCGACCTGAACGTGGCGCGCAAGGTCTTCGAGACCAACGTGATCTCGGCGCTCGGCTTCGCCCAGCGCACGTGGCACGCCTGGCAGAAGGACAACGGCGGCGCGATCGTCAACATCGCCTCCGTCGCGGGCCTCTCACCCTCGCCCTTCATCGCCGCGTACGGCGTCAGCAAGGCCGCGCTGATCAACCTCACCGCGCAGCTGGCGCACGAGTTCGCCCCCCGGGTGCGGGTCAACGCGATCGCCCCGGCGGTCGTGAAGACCAAGTTCGCCGCCGCCCTGTACGAGGGGCGTGAGGAGGAGGCCGCCGCGGGCTACCCGCTGGGCCGGCTCGGCGTGCCCTCCGACATCGGGGGCGCCGCCGAGTTCCTCACCTCGGAGCAGTCCGCCTGGGTCACGGGTCAGACGCTCGTCGTCGACGGCGGCATCTTCCTGAACGCCGGCGTGGCCTGA
- a CDS encoding ABC transporter substrate-binding protein encodes MFNRKRGLRRVAAIVSISALVTGCGILSSDGPEDEEPIVVGTTSAPSTLDPAASWDGSWELFRNIYQTLLSYPSGATAPQPDAAEQCAFTDTSNRVYRCELREGLTFSNGDALDARAVKYSIDRIKDIDVNGGPAGLLGSLERVQAPSEREVVFHLNKPDATFPFVLATPAMSIVAPGDYPADALREGSGVVGSGPYTLKSYEDGERAELVRNDRYKGFAERQNKAVTVRYFKDSAGMVKALRDGDIQVTYRGLAADDVITLQGKEGKEEGLQLVEGTGTEISYLVFNPEDPWAGRKEVRQAVAQVIDRTVIAHKIYQDTVDPLYSMVPKGLTGHTTGFFDDYGDPSIPKAREILRDADITEPVPLTLWYTTDRYGSETAKEFEEIKRQLDASGLFDVTLKSRPWKTYVAGYQKGEYPVFGRGWSPDFPDAENFIAPFVGEQNALGTPYLTPKITGDLLPRSRRESDRANVEREFEQAQQIMVNDARLLPLWQGKQYVAASTDISGAEQALDPSTIMMMWQLQRKTSW; translated from the coding sequence GTGTTCAACCGGAAGCGGGGCCTGCGGCGGGTCGCGGCCATCGTGTCCATATCGGCACTGGTCACCGGATGCGGCATCCTGTCCTCCGACGGTCCGGAGGACGAGGAGCCGATCGTCGTCGGGACGACCAGCGCCCCCAGCACCCTCGATCCGGCCGCTTCCTGGGACGGCTCGTGGGAGCTGTTCCGGAACATCTACCAGACGCTGCTCAGTTACCCGAGCGGTGCCACCGCGCCGCAGCCCGACGCCGCCGAGCAGTGCGCGTTCACCGACACCTCGAACCGGGTGTACCGCTGCGAGCTGCGCGAGGGCCTGACCTTCTCCAACGGCGACGCCCTCGACGCCCGGGCCGTCAAGTACTCGATCGACCGGATCAAGGACATCGACGTCAACGGTGGACCGGCCGGCCTGCTCGGCAGCCTCGAACGGGTCCAGGCGCCCAGCGAACGCGAGGTCGTCTTCCACCTCAACAAGCCCGACGCCACCTTCCCGTTCGTGCTCGCCACGCCCGCCATGTCGATCGTCGCCCCCGGCGACTACCCCGCGGACGCCCTGCGGGAGGGCAGCGGCGTCGTGGGCTCGGGCCCGTACACACTCAAGTCCTACGAGGACGGCGAGCGGGCCGAACTCGTGCGCAACGACCGCTACAAGGGCTTCGCCGAACGGCAGAACAAGGCCGTGACCGTCCGCTACTTCAAGGACTCCGCCGGCATGGTGAAGGCGCTGCGCGACGGAGACATCCAGGTGACCTACCGGGGCCTCGCGGCCGACGACGTCATCACCCTCCAGGGCAAGGAGGGCAAGGAGGAGGGCCTCCAGCTGGTCGAGGGCACCGGTACGGAGATCAGCTACCTCGTCTTCAACCCCGAGGACCCGTGGGCGGGGCGCAAGGAAGTGCGCCAGGCCGTAGCGCAGGTGATCGACCGGACGGTGATCGCCCACAAGATCTACCAGGACACCGTCGACCCGCTGTACTCGATGGTCCCCAAGGGCCTCACCGGTCACACCACGGGCTTCTTCGACGACTACGGCGACCCCAGCATCCCCAAGGCCCGCGAGATCCTCCGGGACGCCGACATCACCGAGCCGGTCCCGCTCACCCTCTGGTACACCACCGACCGCTACGGCTCCGAGACGGCCAAGGAGTTCGAGGAGATCAAGCGGCAGCTCGACGCCTCCGGGCTGTTCGACGTCACCCTCAAGAGCCGTCCCTGGAAGACGTACGTCGCCGGATACCAGAAGGGCGAGTACCCGGTGTTCGGACGTGGCTGGTCCCCGGACTTCCCGGACGCGGAGAACTTCATCGCGCCCTTCGTCGGGGAGCAGAACGCGCTCGGCACGCCGTACCTCACCCCGAAGATCACCGGCGACCTGCTGCCGCGCTCCCGCCGGGAGAGCGACCGCGCCAACGTGGAGCGGGAGTTCGAGCAGGCGCAGCAGATCATGGTGAACGACGCGCGGCTGCTGCCGCTGTGGCAGGGCAAGCAGTACGTGGCCGCCAGCACGGACATCTCGGGCGCGGAGCAGGCCCTGGACCCGTCGACGATCATGATGATGTGGCAGCTCCAGCGGAAGACGAGCTGGTAG
- the ung gene encoding uracil-DNA glycosylase has translation MTDIAMLPESWREVLGGELQQPYFKELMEFVEEERANGPVYPPREEVFAALDATPFDRVKVLVLGQDPYHGEGQGHGLCFSVRPGVKVPPSLRNIYKEMHAELDTPIPDNGYLMPWAEQGVLLLNAVLTVRVGEANSHKSRGWELFTDAVIRAVAARTDPAVFVLWGNYAQKKLPLIDEARHVVVKGAHPSPLSAKKFFGSRPFTQINEAVAGQGHEPIDWTIPNLG, from the coding sequence GTGACCGACATCGCCATGCTGCCCGAATCCTGGCGCGAGGTGCTGGGCGGCGAGCTGCAGCAGCCCTACTTCAAGGAGCTGATGGAGTTCGTCGAGGAGGAGCGGGCGAACGGCCCCGTCTACCCGCCGCGCGAGGAGGTCTTCGCCGCGCTGGACGCCACGCCGTTCGACCGGGTGAAGGTGCTGGTCCTCGGCCAGGACCCGTACCACGGCGAGGGCCAGGGGCACGGGCTGTGCTTCTCGGTCCGGCCGGGGGTGAAGGTCCCGCCGTCCCTGCGGAACATCTACAAGGAGATGCACGCGGAGCTGGACACCCCGATCCCGGACAACGGCTATCTGATGCCGTGGGCGGAGCAGGGCGTCCTGCTGCTCAACGCGGTGCTCACGGTCCGGGTCGGCGAGGCGAACTCGCACAAGTCCCGCGGCTGGGAGCTGTTCACCGACGCGGTGATCCGCGCGGTGGCCGCCCGGACCGACCCCGCGGTGTTCGTGCTGTGGGGCAACTACGCGCAGAAGAAGCTGCCGCTGATCGACGAGGCGCGGCACGTCGTGGTCAAGGGCGCGCACCCCTCGCCGCTGTCCGCGAAGAAGTTCTTCGGCTCCCGCCCCTTCACGCAGATCAACGAGGCGGTCGCCGGGCAGGGCCACGAGCCGATCGACTGGACCATTCCGAACCTGGGCTGA
- a CDS encoding DinB family protein — translation MTTERHEPAVDADERTMLEGWLEYHRQTLAWKCEGLTDEQLRTAAVAPSTLSLMGLVRHMAEVERSWYRRVLAAEDAGPIYYSDEDPDGEFRLTGADTFAEARATWQAEIEAARRNAAGVPLDAPTRGKHLRTGERYTLRWIHTHMIEEYARHNGHADLIRERLDGATGD, via the coding sequence ATGACGACCGAACGCCACGAACCCGCCGTCGACGCCGACGAACGCACCATGCTGGAGGGCTGGCTCGAATACCACCGGCAGACCCTCGCCTGGAAGTGCGAGGGACTCACCGACGAGCAGTTGCGGACGGCCGCCGTCGCACCGTCGACGTTGTCCCTGATGGGACTCGTCCGGCACATGGCGGAGGTGGAGCGCAGCTGGTACCGCAGGGTGCTGGCGGCGGAGGACGCGGGCCCGATCTACTACTCCGACGAGGACCCGGACGGCGAGTTCCGGCTCACCGGGGCGGACACCTTCGCCGAGGCCCGCGCCACCTGGCAGGCCGAGATCGAGGCGGCCCGCCGCAACGCGGCCGGCGTCCCCCTGGACGCACCGACCCGGGGCAAGCACCTGCGCACCGGCGAGCGCTACACCCTGCGCTGGATCCACACCCACATGATCGAGGAGTACGCGCGTCACAACGGGCACGCGGACCTGATCCGCGAACGCCTGGACGGCGCCACGGGCGACTGA
- a CDS encoding TetR/AcrR family transcriptional regulator, with amino-acid sequence MSAHTAPSGPSAGASRAGLVADAALTLLADRGMRGLTHRAVDETAGLPQGSTSNVARTRQALLELAVRRLADREARVLALHEMPDPRAGLDALVDALALATHRALTRNRALTLARYELALEATRRPELRAHFDAAGARFREQLGALVTAMGSADPARHVLTLVAWADGLMFSCVAGTFHAEVPGLEEVRSGLRELLAGMLGSVPDS; translated from the coding sequence ATGTCCGCACACACCGCACCCTCCGGCCCCTCGGCGGGCGCCTCCCGGGCCGGCCTGGTCGCCGACGCGGCTCTGACCCTGCTGGCGGACCGCGGGATGCGCGGGCTCACGCACCGGGCGGTCGACGAGACGGCGGGGCTCCCCCAGGGCTCCACCTCCAACGTCGCGCGGACCCGGCAGGCGCTGCTGGAGCTGGCGGTGCGGCGGCTGGCCGACCGGGAGGCCCGGGTGCTGGCGCTGCACGAGATGCCGGACCCGCGGGCCGGCCTGGACGCCCTGGTGGACGCGCTGGCGCTGGCGACACACCGGGCGCTGACCCGTAACCGGGCGCTGACGCTGGCCCGGTACGAACTGGCGCTGGAGGCCACGCGCCGCCCGGAGCTGCGGGCGCACTTCGACGCCGCGGGCGCCCGATTCCGGGAGCAACTGGGCGCCCTCGTCACCGCGATGGGCTCCGCCGACCCGGCCCGCCACGTCCTGACGCTGGTCGCCTGGGCGGACGGCCTGATGTTCAGTTGCGTGGCCGGGACCTTCCACGCCGAGGTGCCGGGCCTCGAAGAGGTGCGGTCGGGGCTGCGGGAACTCCTCGCGGGGATGCTGGGCAGCGTGCCGGACAGCTGA
- a CDS encoding FAD-dependent monooxygenase, whose translation MTRTRSAVVIGGGIGGLTAAAALHRSGLRVTVLERAPSLRPIGAAISLSPNALRALDVIGLGDEIRDLAAWQGDGGLRTPGGRWLSRSSAEAAAARFDGPLVLLHRSTLVERLAALLPPNAVRTAADATVADPGDRDRPARVRTPEGELAADLVVAADGIHSVVRRALFPDHPGPVYSGFTTWRLVIPVPGVAFASHETWGRGRIWGTHPLKDGRVYAYAAAVAPAAGHAADERAELLHRYGDWHDPIPAVLAAARPEDVLRHDVHHIAEPLPAYHRGRVALLGDAAHAMPPNLGQGGNQAVEDAIVLAHHNQDLAAYTAARLPRTTAIARKAVKVARLNLMRNRAGTAVRDATILALSKAGPALLLRGFDGIADWRPPQPPYASRRTQVGEHNER comes from the coding sequence ATGACACGTACGAGGAGCGCCGTCGTGATCGGCGGCGGCATCGGCGGCCTGACCGCGGCGGCCGCCCTGCACCGCAGCGGCCTGCGGGTCACCGTCCTGGAACGGGCCCCCTCGCTCCGGCCGATCGGCGCGGCCATCTCGCTGTCGCCCAACGCCCTGCGCGCCCTGGACGTGATCGGCCTCGGTGACGAGATCCGCGACCTCGCCGCATGGCAGGGCGACGGCGGACTGCGCACCCCCGGCGGACGCTGGCTCTCCCGCTCCAGTGCCGAGGCGGCCGCGGCACGCTTCGACGGTCCGCTGGTGCTGCTCCACCGCTCCACCCTCGTCGAACGCCTCGCCGCGCTGCTGCCGCCAAACGCCGTCCGCACGGCCGCCGACGCGACGGTCGCCGACCCCGGTGACCGCGACCGTCCGGCCAGGGTCCGCACCCCGGAGGGCGAGCTGGCGGCCGACCTGGTCGTCGCGGCCGACGGCATCCACTCCGTCGTGCGCCGCGCGCTCTTCCCGGACCACCCGGGCCCGGTCTACTCCGGCTTCACCACCTGGCGGCTGGTGATCCCCGTCCCCGGCGTGGCATTCGCCTCCCACGAGACCTGGGGCCGGGGCCGCATCTGGGGCACACATCCGCTCAAGGACGGCCGGGTATACGCCTACGCCGCCGCCGTCGCCCCGGCCGCGGGGCACGCGGCCGACGAGAGGGCCGAACTGCTGCACCGCTACGGCGACTGGCACGACCCGATCCCCGCCGTCCTCGCGGCCGCCCGCCCCGAGGACGTCCTGCGCCACGACGTGCACCACATCGCGGAGCCGCTGCCGGCCTACCACCGCGGCCGGGTCGCCCTCCTCGGGGACGCCGCGCACGCCATGCCGCCCAACCTCGGCCAGGGCGGCAACCAGGCCGTCGAGGACGCGATCGTGCTCGCCCACCACAACCAGGATCTCGCCGCCTACACGGCCGCCCGGCTGCCCCGCACGACCGCGATCGCCCGCAAGGCCGTCAAGGTCGCCCGTCTCAACCTGATGCGCAACCGCGCCGGGACCGCCGTCCGCGACGCCACGATCCTCGCCCTGTCCAAGGCCGGTCCCGCCCTGCTCCTGCGCGGCTTCGACGGCATCGCCGACTGGCGGCCCCCGCAGCCCCCGTATGCTTCCCGGCGGACCCAGGTCGGCGAGCACAACGAACGTTAG
- a CDS encoding Gfo/Idh/MocA family protein, translated as MKVGCIGLGDIAQKAYLPVLAALPGIELHLQTRTPATLARVADKLRIPPAQRHADLDALLAQGLDAAFVHAPTAAHPEIVTRLLEAGVPTYVDKPLAYELADSERLVTLAEERGTSLAVGFNRRHAPGYAQCAEHPRELILMQKNRTGLPEDPRTMILDDFIHVVDTLRFLVPGPVDDVTVRARTEGGLLHHVVLQLAGDGFTALGVMNRLSGSAEEILEVSGQDTKRQVVNLAEVIDHKGQPTVRRRGDWVPVARQRGIEQAVLAFLDAVRSGEVLSARDALATHELCERVVRAVPDGSA; from the coding sequence GTGAAGGTCGGCTGCATCGGACTCGGCGACATCGCGCAGAAGGCCTACCTGCCGGTGCTCGCCGCCCTCCCCGGGATCGAACTGCACCTGCAGACCCGCACCCCCGCCACCCTCGCCCGGGTCGCGGACAAGCTGCGCATCCCGCCGGCGCAGCGCCACGCCGACCTCGACGCGCTCCTCGCCCAGGGCCTGGACGCCGCCTTCGTGCACGCGCCGACCGCCGCCCACCCCGAGATCGTGACCCGGCTGCTGGAGGCGGGCGTACCCACCTACGTCGACAAGCCCCTCGCCTACGAACTGGCCGACTCCGAACGCCTGGTGACCCTCGCCGAGGAGCGCGGCACCAGCCTCGCCGTCGGCTTCAACCGGCGCCACGCGCCCGGGTACGCCCAGTGCGCCGAGCACCCGCGCGAGCTGATCCTCATGCAGAAGAACCGCACCGGACTGCCCGAGGACCCGCGCACGATGATCCTCGACGACTTCATCCACGTCGTCGACACGCTGAGGTTCCTGGTGCCCGGACCGGTCGACGACGTGACCGTGCGCGCCCGTACCGAGGGCGGTCTGCTCCACCACGTCGTGCTCCAGCTCGCCGGGGACGGCTTCACCGCGCTCGGCGTGATGAACCGGCTCAGCGGCTCGGCCGAGGAGATCCTGGAGGTCTCGGGCCAGGACACCAAGCGCCAGGTGGTCAACCTCGCCGAGGTGATCGACCACAAGGGCCAGCCCACCGTGCGGCGGCGCGGCGACTGGGTCCCGGTGGCCCGGCAGCGCGGCATCGAGCAGGCGGTGCTCGCCTTCCTCGACGCGGTGCGCTCCGGCGAGGTGCTCAGTGCCCGGGACGCGCTGGCGACCCATGAGCTGTGCGAGCGGGTGGTCCGGGCCGTGCCGGACGGTTCCGCCTGA
- the lnt gene encoding apolipoprotein N-acyltransferase, whose translation MKTLDRRLASPWRRSGLAVLAGALPVLAFPGPALWWWAWFALVPWILLARTAPGGKRAAYDGWCGGFGFVLAMHHWLLPNLHVFTFVIAALLGALWVPWGWLVHRTLGGTPSSRRVAAALVVLPSGWLLAELVRSWQGLGGPWGMLGASQWQVAPALRLASVGGVWLLSFLVVAVNAALAVLVAVRRARVPALAGLVATAAATSAAWVWSPRPDTDERAAIAVVQPGVVAGADSADRRFDREEQLTRRLADRDLDLIVWGESSVGFDLDDRPDLARRLAALSRETGADILVNVDARRSDKPGIYKSSVLVGPQGPTGDRYDKMRLVPFGEYVPFRSLLGWATSVGKAAGEDRRQGTEQVVMDVGDGLRIGPMVCFESAFPDMSRSLVADGAEVLVAQSSTSTFQHTWAPEQHASLAALRAAETGRPMVHATLTGVSAVYDANGARIGSWLGTDASASRVYEVPVTHGTTPYVRYGDWTVYAALGILAAWGAAEGVRTVRLRRNRPARPGPPARTAHGSPARPGH comes from the coding sequence ATGAAGACGCTCGACCGCCGGCTCGCCTCCCCGTGGCGACGCTCCGGCCTCGCCGTGCTCGCCGGCGCCCTGCCCGTGCTCGCCTTTCCGGGCCCGGCCCTGTGGTGGTGGGCCTGGTTCGCGCTGGTCCCCTGGATCCTGCTGGCCCGGACCGCGCCGGGCGGGAAGCGGGCGGCGTACGACGGGTGGTGCGGCGGGTTCGGGTTCGTGCTGGCCATGCACCACTGGCTGCTGCCCAACCTGCACGTCTTCACGTTCGTCATCGCCGCGCTGCTCGGCGCGCTGTGGGTCCCGTGGGGCTGGCTGGTGCACCGGACCCTGGGCGGGACGCCCTCCTCGCGCCGGGTCGCCGCGGCGCTCGTCGTCCTGCCGTCGGGCTGGCTGCTGGCGGAGCTGGTCCGCTCCTGGCAGGGACTGGGCGGCCCCTGGGGGATGCTCGGCGCCAGTCAGTGGCAGGTCGCCCCCGCGCTGCGGCTCGCCTCGGTGGGCGGCGTGTGGCTGCTCAGCTTCCTGGTGGTCGCCGTCAACGCGGCCCTCGCCGTCCTCGTCGCCGTACGCCGGGCGAGGGTACCGGCCCTGGCCGGGCTCGTCGCCACGGCCGCGGCCACCTCGGCGGCCTGGGTCTGGTCGCCGCGCCCCGACACCGACGAGCGGGCCGCGATCGCCGTGGTGCAGCCCGGCGTGGTCGCCGGAGCGGACAGCGCCGACCGCCGGTTCGACCGCGAGGAGCAGCTCACCCGGCGGCTCGCCGACCGCGACCTCGACCTGATCGTCTGGGGCGAGAGCAGCGTCGGCTTCGACCTGGACGACCGGCCGGACCTCGCCCGGCGGCTCGCCGCGCTGTCCCGGGAGACCGGCGCGGACATCCTGGTCAACGTGGACGCGCGGCGCTCCGACAAACCCGGCATCTACAAGAGTTCGGTGCTCGTCGGCCCCCAGGGCCCGACCGGTGACCGGTACGACAAGATGCGGCTGGTCCCCTTCGGTGAGTACGTGCCGTTCCGGTCGCTGCTCGGCTGGGCCACCTCCGTCGGCAAGGCGGCGGGCGAGGACCGCAGGCAGGGCACCGAGCAGGTGGTGATGGACGTCGGCGACGGCCTGCGGATCGGGCCGATGGTCTGCTTCGAGAGCGCGTTCCCCGACATGAGCCGCAGCCTCGTCGCCGACGGTGCCGAGGTACTGGTCGCCCAGTCCTCCACCTCGACCTTCCAGCACACCTGGGCACCCGAGCAGCACGCCTCGCTCGCCGCGCTGCGCGCCGCCGAGACCGGCCGGCCGATGGTGCACGCGACGCTGACCGGCGTCTCGGCCGTCTACGACGCGAACGGCGCCCGGATCGGCTCCTGGCTCGGCACCGACGCGAGCGCGTCACGGGTGTACGAGGTCCCCGTCACCCACGGCACCACGCCGTACGTCCGCTACGGCGACTGGACGGTGTACGCGGCGCTGGGGATCCTCGCGGCCTGGGGCGCCGCCGAGGGCGTACGGACGGTGCGGCTCAGGCGGAACCGTCCGGCACGGCCCGGACCACCCGCTCGCACAGCTCATGGGTCGCCAGCGCGTCCCGGGCACTGA